One part of the Phaenicophaeus curvirostris isolate KB17595 chromosome 2, BPBGC_Pcur_1.0, whole genome shotgun sequence genome encodes these proteins:
- the LOC138717001 gene encoding D-beta-hydroxybutyrate dehydrogenase, mitochondrial-like: MWPATLLLLLLLLLLLLRWRRGEARLEPSGRAVLITGCDSGFGHLLALRLHRLGFTVFAGCLCPDGPGAQRLQREAAAGGRLLVLPLDVTRDRDVRRAKEMVLAHLPERGFWGLVNNAGISTFGETGWLPMEKYEKFADVNLLGSIRTTLAFLPLLRKYKGRIVFMSSIIAYFTLGNGIYSMTKAAIEKFCDALRLEMKKFGVQVCIIQPGNYARSTKIQPPLSAEEIWNELSEEEKAVYNKEYVQERANFFNSILSEGSTNSNEVVDAMLDALMSPAPKARYMVAKLKEKALVFVCALCPTAVMDCVLSYALSKVKLA; encoded by the exons ATGTGGCCAGCgacccttctcctcctcctcctcctcctcctcctgctgctgcggTGGCGGCGCGGGGAGGCTCGGCTGGAGCCGTCCGGGCGAGCCGTGCTCATCACAGGCTGCGACAGCGGCTTTGGGCACCTGCTGGCGCTGCGGCTGCACCGTCTCGGCTTCACCGTGTTCGCCGGCTGCCTCTGCCCCGACGGCCCCGGAGCGCAGCGGCTGcagcgggaggcggcggcgggcggccgCCTGCTCGTCCTGCCCCTCGATGTCACCCGCGACCGCGACGTGCGCCGCGCCAAGGAGATGGTGCTCGCACACCTGCCCGAGCGAG GTTTCTGGGGGCTCGTCAACAACGCAGGAATATCAACGTTTGGTGAGACAGGGTGGCTGCCTATGGAGAAATATGAAAAGTTTGCAGATGTGAATCTCCTTGGGAGCATCAGGACAACCCTGGCATTTCTTCCCCTTCTAAGGAAATACAAGG GACGTATTGTTTTCATGTCCAGTATTATTGCCTATTTTACTCTGGGAAACGGCATTTATTCTATGACTAAAGCAGCAATTGAAAAGTTTTGTGATGCTCTAAGACTGGAAATGAAGAAGTTTGGTGTTCAG GTCTGTATTATTCAGCCAGGAAATTATGCACGCTCTACAAAAATTCAGCCACCACTCAGTGCCGAAGAGATCTGGAATGAACTCAGTGAAGAGGAAAAGGCGGTTTACAATAAGGAGTATGTTCAAGAGCGGGCAAACTTTTTCAACAGCATACTCAGTGAAGGAAGCACTAACAGCAATGAAGTTGTAGATGCTATGCTGGATGCTTTAATGTCTCCTGCACCCAAGGCACGTTACATGGTagcaaagctgaaggaaaaagcaCTGGTGTTTGTGTGCGCCTTATGCCCAACTGCTGTGATGGATTGCGTTTTGTCTTATGCACTGAGTAAAGTAAAACTTGCATAG